The Methanocorpusculum vombati genome segment TGCATCCGCCTCCGAGTACACCGCAACCGTCTCAATACCCATCTCCCGGCACGCACGCATCACACGGATAGCGATCTCGCCGCGGTTGGCGACCAGAACTTTATCGAAGTAGCGGTCTTTGTTCATTTCACCACCACAAGCACGTCGCCGCTCTGGACAACCGCACCGTTCTCCACAAAGATCTCCGTAACTGTTCCGTCAACCGGACTGACCACCGGATTTTCCATCTTCATGGCTTCCAGCACCAGCAGGGTATCGCCCGCGGCAACCTTCTGTCCCATCTGCACCTTAATATCAAGCACCATTCCCTGAATACTGCTCTTCACCCCGCCCGGCACATCCCCGTGCGGCGTCTGGCGCTTGCCCGGCTCGGAACTACCTGCAGCAACCGACTCTCCCTCAACCGACAGAATCCGGACCATGAACACCTCGCCGTCCACCTCAACCTCCATGGATCGGGGAATATCAATGTCAACCGGCGCCGCTGCCGCCGCGGCTCCTGCCGGAACAGCCGCCGGCAGAGGCTCCGCCTTCTTCTCACCCTTCAGGAATGCCGGGGCAATTGCCGGGTAGAGAATATACGTCAGAACATCCTCCTCCTTTTTGATCAGACCCTGACCCTCGGCATCGGCCTTCATCTTCTCATAGATGGGGCCGAGTGTATCCGCCGGCCGGCAGGTGATCCGTTCCTCATCACCGATGATCGAGGCAACCAGTGCGGCATCCAGCGGTGCCGGGGACTTGCCGTACATACCTTTCAGATAATCGCGGACCTCGTTTGTGACCGTCTTGTAGCGGCCGCCCATCAGAACATTGAGAACAGCCTGGGTTCCGACGATCTGCGACGTCGGCGTCACGAGCGGCGGGTAGCCGAGATCCTTTCTGACCGCCGGAATCTCCTTGAGTACCTCATCCATCTTGTCAAGGGCGCCCTGCTCCTTTAACTGGGAGACGAGGTTGGAGATCATGCCGCCCGGAAGCTGATAGATCAGCACATCACTGTCGATCCGGACCGAGATCGGATCGATCAGGCAATCGTATTTGCATCTGACTTTCGCCGCCGCGTTCTTGATGTCACGGAGCGTGGTCAGTTTGATGCCCGTATCGCGTTTGGTACCAACGAGGGAGGCAACAATACTCTCCGTTGCCGGCTGGGACGTTCCTCCGGCAAACGGCGACATGGCGGTATCGAGAATATCGACACCCGCCTCAATTGCCGCCTGATAACTCATCGGCGCAATCCCGCTGGTTGAATGGGTGTGCAGACAGACCGGAATATCGATCCGTTTCTTGATACCGGTAATCAGGGCACGGGCGGCCTCGGGCATAATAAGACCTGCCATATCCTTAATGCAGATCGAGTTGCAGCCGAGGCTGTACAGCTCCTCGGCCATCTCAATGAACCTGTCCGTACTGTGGACCGGACTTGTCGTGTAGCTGATCGTTCCCTGCAGATGTTTCCCCTCATTCTGCACCGCGGTCATTGAGCGCTTCATATTGCGGATATCGTTGAGCGCATCAAACACACGGAAGACATCAATGCCGTTTGCGGCGGCGGCAGCGATGAACTTGTCAACCACATCATCGGGATAATGTTTGTAGCCGACAAGGTTCTGACCGCGGAGCAGCATCTGGATCGGTGTCTTGACAAAGATCGTCTTGAGATCCCGCAGGCGTTCCCACGGATCATCGTTCAGATACCGAATACAGGTGTCAAACGTTGCTCCTCCCCATGCCTCGACGGACCAGAACCCCGCCTTCTCCATCGCGGCTGCGAGTTCGAGCATATCTTCGGTGCGCATCCGTGTTGCGGCAAGCGACTGGTGTGCATCCCGAAGGGTTGTATCAGTAATATTGAGCTTTGTCATGGTTGTCTCCCGGTCTGCATCATGAGTGCAGCTTATCTAAACCTATACTGTTTTGGAATGAAAAGATAAAAAAGTAGTCCTGATTGATCCGCCCGGTTTTGTCGCATTCAAAAAAATATTATAGAAGAGGATGCTACGCGAGGATTGCCGCAAGGAAACCGGCCGCAGCGCAAACTCCTGCGCAGCAGAGCAGCACAAGATCGGTGCCGGACGGGGCAAAGGCCGGGACATAGGTTCCCCCTCCCCGGTATCCCCGGCGTGCGAGATGTGCGCCGGTATGGTTTGCACGGGCAAGTGAGAGGAGGAGCAGTCCCGTTGCAAGCGGCGGCAGGGTTGCAACGGAGAGTTTCTGTCCTTTGATGCGCAGGGCATGTTTCATGTGGGCGAGGTCATCTGCAATGCCTGTAAGAAACTGCCGGGAGAGTTCTGCGGCAAGGCCGAGATCGAATCCGGTTTTTCTGCCGAGTGCCCATACTCCGAGGTCAAGGAACTCGCCGGGTTTTTGTGCGGCGCCGAACCAGAATGCGAAAGCGAGCATGACCAGGATCTTTGCGGCATAGATTCCTCCCTCACCTCCGGTGAGGGAGAGGATGAGTCCCGGAAATCCTGCGGCAAGGATTGTCACCGGCACAAAAAGTTTCCACGAGACGCGGGCAAATGTTTCCTTTGCGCAGAAAACTATCCAGCAGACCGCCGCAAAGAGTGTCCCAAGACCTCCGGAGAATGCAGCGAGCGAGAGAAGGATTACGA includes the following:
- the oadA gene encoding sodium-extruding oxaloacetate decarboxylase subunit alpha, with translation MTKLNITDTTLRDAHQSLAATRMRTEDMLELAAAMEKAGFWSVEAWGGATFDTCIRYLNDDPWERLRDLKTIFVKTPIQMLLRGQNLVGYKHYPDDVVDKFIAAAAANGIDVFRVFDALNDIRNMKRSMTAVQNEGKHLQGTISYTTSPVHSTDRFIEMAEELYSLGCNSICIKDMAGLIMPEAARALITGIKKRIDIPVCLHTHSTSGIAPMSYQAAIEAGVDILDTAMSPFAGGTSQPATESIVASLVGTKRDTGIKLTTLRDIKNAAAKVRCKYDCLIDPISVRIDSDVLIYQLPGGMISNLVSQLKEQGALDKMDEVLKEIPAVRKDLGYPPLVTPTSQIVGTQAVLNVLMGGRYKTVTNEVRDYLKGMYGKSPAPLDAALVASIIGDEERITCRPADTLGPIYEKMKADAEGQGLIKKEEDVLTYILYPAIAPAFLKGEKKAEPLPAAVPAGAAAAAAPVDIDIPRSMEVEVDGEVFMVRILSVEGESVAAGSSEPGKRQTPHGDVPGGVKSSIQGMVLDIKVQMGQKVAAGDTLLVLEAMKMENPVVSPVDGTVTEIFVENGAVVQSGDVLVVVK